ATGCAGTGGCCACATTGCTGGGTCAAAGGTCAATACGTCACACATTAAACATAGTAGAGTTGTGGAAGTCAAGGTTGACAAATGAGGAACTGTCTTTAATAAAGGATTTTAAGAGTGGAAGAGTTATTATGGACTCAAAAGACCCTTTTCCAAAACTGGGGATTACACCGGATCTTAAAGAAATGTCTGGTCCTTTGTTGGATCTCAATTGTCTGGACAATTTAGATTTGTACGAAGTTGAAGGGAAAGTTATGTATAAGTGTTTTgataaagttttaaataaagGAACATTAAATGGGAGGACTGATACAGTTTGGAGGGACAAACTTGGGATGAAGGATGAAATAAAACCTGTATGGAGGGTGCTGTATAAACCACCATTGATAAAACGATCTGGCGACTTGCAATGGAGGATATTACATGGGGCTGTGGCTGTTAATGCATTTGTTTCAAATATTAATCCAACTGTTGATgataaatgtgttttctgtgatTCGAGGGAAactgtttttcattgttttttagagtgtgtaAGACTTCAGATGTTGTTTAACTTTTTGAAGTTGCTATGTGGAAAATGTGGGGTGAAGTTTACACctggtgtttttattttgggggcaGGGTACAACCAAAAGCAGAGGATTAAATGGCAAATGATTAATTTTCTGTTTGGACAAGCCAAGCTGGCAATGAACAGACTACGGAATAAGAATAGTCAAGAAATTATACCTTTATTGAAAGCTCTTGTTAAGTCAAGAATTGTTGTGGAGTTCAATTACTATAAAGCTATGAATGATattgaaaattttaaattgCAGTGGTGTTAtaactgtttgttttgtaaattaaaaatcaaatcaaaaaaatctctctctctctctctctctctctctctgtctctctctctctctctctctctctctctctcttctctctcttccctctcttccctctcttctctctcttccctctcttccctctcttctctctcttccctctcttctctctcttccctctcttctctctcttccctctcttccctctcttctctctctctctctcttccctctcttctctctcttctctctcttccctctcttctctctcttctctctcttctctctcttccctctctctcttctctctctctctctctctctctctctctctctctctcttctctctcttccctctcttccctctctctttctctctcttctctctcttccctctctctcttctctctctctctctctctctctctctctctctctctcttctctctcttccctctcttccctctctctttctctctcttctctctcttccctctctctcttctctctctctctctctctctctctctctctctctctcttctctctcttccctctcttccctctctctttctctctcttctctctcttccctctctctcttctctctctgctaATCCCTCCTGATGCAAAGCACACCGTCTTTACTTCATTTATCTTCAATTTCCATACCTTTTCCCCTTCTTTTTCCCGGTCTTTGACTTGACCTAATCCAGGCCTGATCAGATCTTTTGTTGTGGAAACACCTCTGCTTCCTGCTTAGTCTCCTCGTTTCCTACTCATCAGTTTATTAatggatttaaagggatacttcacccaaaaatgaaaattctgtcatcatttactcaccttcgagttgttccaaatctgtatacatttctttgatctgatgcttataaccaaacagatctcgcccccattgactcccatagtaggaaaaattgcttcatcatttgttttgttctgttgaacacaaaagaagacattttgaagaatgtaggaaagcaaacagttctggggcacttttgactaccatttttttcctactatgggagtcaatgggggagtCAACAAacctgtctggttataagcattctatcaaatatctttctccgtgttcatcagaataaagaaatgtatacagatttggaacaactcgaaggtgagtaaatgatgacagaattttcatttttgggtgaactgttcctttaataaaacTTGAAAGCAACATAATTCCTTTTTTACTTTGGACACACTGGTTTCGGCTCAACACACGCAGTGTTTGAATGGCTGAATGATCAAAGCTCACAGGCCGAGCTCCCGGCGGAGTTCTCTGGCCGGCCTCCAAACCGCTACAAACCAGGACTCGTGAAGAGTTCATTTTCTGCAGCTGCCCGGCGTCTCACACTGCTGCCGAACGGAGGTGGCGGCTACTGATGATTTTTCAATTTTAGACTTGTTTCTTATCGCAAAGGATGCTTGGCATGCTGACATTTTTATCCTGCATATTCGGATTGGGAACAGGGTGTCTTTGCAGAATTGTAGAAAAATGGTTGTTTTGCTCAAGTGCTTACCGCTTTGACTTACGTAACCTTGCTTGCACAGAACGatccatgtgtgtgtttatgttgtagTGTGCGTGCgtccgtgtgagtgtgtgtgggtgtaATGGGTGTGTTCCATCGCCCTCAATACTTTTCAAAGGGTGTAATTATTCTGTCTGTCTGGCCACAGAGCTGTAGATTTTGTTTTTCCAGACCTGCATCTGCATCAGGTGATCGGACAGCGGCTGTCTGAGCATGTTTTATCCACACGCACTTATGTACACCACTTcagtttttaagtttaaatgtcCAGCGGTACATATATTGTGTCTGGACTTCTTAACCAATAAAACGTCCATAATCATTGGCACACCAAAAAGACCCGATCCAGAGCAGAGAGATCACGTATGTCTATTTAAAGAGCTTAGTCTGCACATACACGTGTAGACATGTGTGTACATTTATATTCAGAGCTTTAAAGTGAGTGCAGGTGTAGGTATATTTGTTGGCTGGTGAGTGTGTCGTTTCTTAACCGCGGGCTCAGATTCAATGCAGACGGGAAGCAGGGTGAAGGCTGGCCCGGCTGGGATGGAGCGGAGCGGAAAGTTGCGGTTCTGACCGTGGCCTTCCGATATCTTGATACGTATAGAGACTTATTGCAGGAGGAGGGAGAACGGTCCAATACCTTCCCAAAGGTAGCGTacacatgaaaataaaccaGAATATACCAGAATGTATGcagatttatgtattttgttgttattttgaatGCCTTTTTTGATTTAGTATGAGACTGTCAAGGTTTCTATggtaacaaaacatgtttaaaaaaagccaCCAACtcagaaaaatattgtttttttatgctcTGGTTTCACCTCAGCGTTTCCTAATGAAAGACAAACACACCTGTGTTATAGAATTGAGCTTTTTTCTATTTTGGATTTTCAGTTTTGGCACATAGTTACGCAAGGGTTATTTTAAACTTCAGTTCTTCTGTTTTTCCTCACAAGTGGTTTTAGAAGTCAGGGCTCAGGCCAGATGCTATAACTTACTGTTTTCACAATTGTTTCTCATTACTGTAGAAAACGTCATCATCATTTTGCTTCTCTGTTTTCtccctgtttgtgtttttttaggaACTGTATCTGTGCGCTGTTCAAGATCTCAGCCGCTTTCCAGAGTTGGTGGAGGACGTCCTGAAGCTTCAGCGCTGGAGTGAGATACTACAAAGCCCGTAAGCATCATATTCTCTTTATTCACACTGTACAAAATTAATACAAGctagaaatgtttttatgaaaCCTTAACAACAGGAGATCATAATACATATTGGTTGAATTGTGAAGTATTAAATCCCGCAGTGGCCCTTTAAGAGCTTGGGGGGAAGCAGATGCTGATTTGTCCGTAGGTTTAGTGTTTTGTTACTGATTGTGTCATTAAACGATTTTTTCAAGGACTGGCGTTTTTCATAAAACCTCAAACCTTTTTTTGTAATCCAgtttaaagaatttaggaaatgTTTCTTTCCCTGGCTTTTGAAATAGGTAACGTTCTGTTTAGTCtccgttttgttttttatggttTATTCAGCACTGCAGTCTTCCTAACATTAAAGTTCTGTTTAAACGAAACCGATGCCATTTCCCCTCAGAGACGCAGTGTGCTTTGCCTTATTGGAGTTGGAAATGTCTCGCAGTCCAGCCATAACAAACAGTTAAAACACTCGACAGCAATCCTCAGATACCTTTTCAATGCAATTTCCATCCCTAATTTGCTCATTTTAGGCGTGCACTGTTCATGCCTtttaaagagaaataaatgacTAAAGTATTTACAGCTGAATAACTAACCGatgtgtttttctctttatttccaACAGGGCAGAGGAGGACAAGGAGAGCCGTAAGAAGCAAGTTCGTCCACTTTTCCGACACTTTCGGCGTATCGATGCCTGCCTACAGCCCCGAGAGGCTTTCCGCGGCTCAGATGAGAGTATGTTTTCATAGTGTGATTACATATTACATAAGGTTACCAGTGCCATCATTGCTGACGAATACCAAATTTCAATATCTGAAATGAACATTTAAGCTGAAAAATGCAAAAGTGAAATTATTAGAGATGATCCCAAATAATCCATTTAGTTGTTGGAAATGTTTATGACTACAAAACTGACAAAttaccaaaaaatatttttaatttttttaacagctaatattcattttaaagttgatctaaaacaatacaaaattgtTTTCACAAGTATATTTTAATGATGTACTAGAAAACACACTAAAACACAAACTTCATCACTATCATAGACTAATGAAAACTCATCTAGCGAATGTACAAACTGTCTCATCGATCAATTGATTCCCGACTTTAATAACCCCCTGGATTGCTTAGCTGTGCAGAAACGCTCCTGAGAATAGTTTCAGTGAATCATCTTATTCATCCTTCTTTGTAAAATTGCCAGTCCGCTTCCATTTTATTCAGACCAAGATGACAAATCGGGTCACAGGGAGCGTCTGCCAAGTTTTGTAGATTCAATGAGCTCATCTGATGGNgtgtgtgtgtgtgtgtgtgtgtatctgatgatgtgtgtgtttgtaggtgAGTCTGATGATGAACTGTCAGGCGTCTGGGAAGCCCTGGCGAGCCTGTCAGATGACCACCATCTTCATCACGCTGTTGTGTTTCCCATCATTCCTCAgtgctgctgtgtgtgtgacatACACCATGTGGACGTGAgtgttaaacacacacacacacacgttaggTTTCTATACATTGTGGGGactttccataggcgtaatgatttttaaactggacaaactgtatattctattgcCTTCTCCTAACCTAACCATCGCAGAAAacattctgcatttttacattttcaaataaacattatttagtTTGAATCATTTTAGTTTAATAATCCATTTGAACTGTGGGGAACGTTGTTGGTCACTATGTTAGACTAGTCAAGAGTTTGTCGCCACAGACCTGATGAAACTTAAGCATCTGTCATTGTGTTCATGAGTGATTGATTCTCTCTGAAACAtgattgcgtgtgtgtgtgtgtgtgtgtgtgtcaggataAAGCCGTCCATCAGCTGCGGACCGTTCCGGGGCTTAAAGACGATGATCCAGGCAGGAAAACTGTGGGTGGAAGATTTGGCCAGTTCGAACTCTAATCTGTCCTGGCTTACCTGGGCTCACACTTACCTGGTGGAGAATCCTCTCTTCCTCTTCCTGTCGGCGGGTGTCTTCCTGTGAGTTTCACTGTCTTCTGCCCGTCTCTCTCCAAACCAACAACACTGAATGAGTGAATGAATGTTTGCTCTCTCTGCCCGTCTGCAGGATCGTGATTTACTTTCACAGTCAGGTGGTGGATGGTCAGAGGAAGATCATTGAACTTCTACAGGAACAGATTGAAAACGTAAGACACAAGAACACACAAGGATAGAACCATTCATGTCTGATTCTGAACGTGTCTTCATGACATCATTTCCTTTCTGTGTTCAGGAGGGAGAAGATAAAAAGTTCCTCATCACACGACTGCAGGACATCCATGAACAGAGACGTGTTGTCTCACCACGACGCGTGAGAGGAACCAGTGaggtacgcacgcacacacacacacatgtctggtttattatccccgtggggacagtccataggagtaatgtttttatactgtacaaactgtatattctatcccctatccctaaccctatccctaaacctaaagatcatagaacactttttgcatttttagatttgtaaaaaatattgttcgagtctccatgagttggtgtgtgttcaggtttaggtccccaccgggatatacaaacatgaacacacaatcacaaacagacgcacacacacatttctctcggttatattttctcaatattaaaataaactcaTGGGTTGTATGATTTAACTTCCAGGTGATCTGACTTTCTGACATGTTGTTGTTTATAATAAagtttgtgatgtttgtgtcGTTTCAGAACTCCAGCTATTCATGAGATGAGTGAAAATGTCTCATGCGGAGAATCTAAAAACAAACTGGAAGAGACAGAAAAAGTGTGGCCGGGCCAGGATCACACACGTGAACAGAGAAGAGTCTGATGACGCTTCACATGAACACATATGATATAGATTTATATTCTCTAGAGGAAGATCAGGGTCAACTACTGGATTAAAGGGATCTTAACCGGACGCTTGTCACTGgtttgtttagtaaatctgtGAAAATTCCCCCTGGTGACGTCTTTTGTTCGGAGACCGTTTATTTTTACTGTGAAAAGAGGGAATGTTTAATACTCACTGATGTTGACAGCTGGACTCTTTTACAAATAAACCTTTTTACATGAACTCCTGCCTTCAGGTTTATTTTAAATCTGTGATAATCAAACatcatctctgtctgtcttagTCGATATGAAGACAGAAAAGTAAAGGTCTGATCTTGACTGTAATgtattgttcatttattttatgaagTCATGCAGAAAAACAGCATATGTAGATATGTACACTTTACATCTCATCCATAAATATgatttacagaaaataaataacataatgtaGCTTAATTCATGTGTTATAAAGGTAAATAAAGACATAGATCGTACTGTAGACCCTTGAAAATCAATATTTGGCATGAGAAAGAGACCTATTGAAAATAACCAGTCTTCTGTATGTGAAGTGTTTTTGTGGTGAAATATAACCTGAGCAGAAATCTGTTTTTCTTCAATGTCTCCATGAACAATATCATCATGTCCCAGTATTTCTCGTGTTCGCAGTTCTGCATCTGTCCGTCATCTTCAGAGACGCGTACAAAGAGTCCGGTTTGTTTTTACTGTCATGGTCATCACAGAAAGTCTTTTGTCACCCGTGTTGTTATAAAGGCTTTAAAACTGAGAGCAGAAGAAAACATCCTCCAGTCTATGAAAGGAAAACACACGAGaggattttcagttttgggagAACTGATCCTGAACTTCTGATGTCCGGTGGATAAAGATTCCAACATTTGCATCGTGCCGTTCTCTCTCTCAGGTGCCGTTACTGAGCATGCCCAGTAGTTTGTTTGGCTCCATGCCCTGCTGCTGTGCCATGCGCTGGACGTCAAAGCCCAGGTGTGTGAGGAACTGAATGACGCTCATCTCCTGACCCGTCAGCTGATCTCTGATCGCAGGACACGTGGGGTTACAGTGAGGCCACGGACAGCTGTCAATCAGATGCAGGGGACAGCCCTTGGGCGGAGTCCGAGCGATGCTGCTGTTGCCGTGGTTACGGAGGCCGTTCTGGAGACTGCGGTCCCAGCACTGAAGCGCTCGCGGGAGGGACGTCCCCTTCACCTGGATGTCCATCCAGTAACTGTTAGAGAAACACACATTGGTCACTGCGTTCTTCACGGAACAAGACGAGAGAGACGCCGAGTGCTCACCTTCTAGTGATGATCTCATGAGACAAACATGCTGGAGCAAACATAcccctgtcaatcaaaacatgAGAGAGCCAATCAGAAATAagtcgaacccatgacctccacTTTTAAAGCGAGCGGTGTTCCTGCTTACGGGACGTTTTTGAGGGTGTTTCTGAGTTCAGTGGCCAGGTTCTGAATGTATCTCCACTGTCCCTCCTGTACGGGCTGACCGCTCAGATGAATGTTATCAACCATCATCTGAGCTTCATCAAACAACCACTGCACCACAAACACCggccctgacacacacacacacacacacacacatgatgctTCTGAAGGTTTTACACACGTATGTGAATTATTCTTCATGTATTGTGTGCGATGACTTACTCTTCAGAGTGGGATGAACTTTATAACCAAAGAAACAGTTCCACTCTTCACCGTCATACAGTCGACGGCATTGTTCTGGCACCACACTGCCCCAGTACCTGTATCACACAACACAACGCGTTTAAATCTCTCTCCATCTTTGTGTTCCAGGCCCTGAGGAGAACCATAGATGACATTCGTCAGGgcgtccgccatcttggaacagtCAACATTTTAGTTTTACAAGATGTCACAATTTTGTAAAGAGATTTCAATGATAAAAATCTTTCACAGGTGAAAATGTGTTGAGTTGcgtttttatactgcatgtATGAACTCAATATTACAGATTTTAAACTATGGTTAGTCATGTTGTATTGTGTTGGTTTATCAattataatgtacagtatgtgtctacACAACAACACCAAACATCTTTTGATCTTTTTATATGCGTTTAGCTACagtgacatttacatttggcagacgcttttatccaaagccacttacattgCATGCAACTATAAATTTTTTCCCGAGTATgcgcaatccctgggatccaacccctAACCTTGGCGTTGATGGCGTCACGCtcgaaccactgagctacaagaTAGTCtgtgacaggtgtgtgtgtgtgtgtgtgtgtgtgtgtgtcacctgATTCCTCTCCTGATGGCTTCTGTCGGGGCACAGCTCACAGTATCCATGCAGTCAGTGTTACGAGACTGTTTATTATCCAGAAACCAGCCAGAGTCTGCCAGACCTCGCACCTGAACCGCTGTGTGACCCAGATCCTTCAGAAGCTCCGCCACACGGTCCACATTTAACAGAACACCTGTACCACCAGcactgttacacacacacacacgcacgcacgcacgcacgcacacacacacacacatgatgtcATGACAACAGATCAGAGAAGTGCATCACTGTGTTAATGTCTCTGGTCCTGGATTCAATGCAGCATTACAGCTGAAATACACAATATAATCACAAAACAACTCTTCAACTCACTTTAATAAAGCAACTCTTCATCTTGAAATCATAAGGTTCTTTCTGACATTTACATTAggcaatgttttattaatgttgtgTACGTTTTGGGactttttcagaaaacaagaaggttttatttacacagtcaaatgtaatgcaaaaactttgaagcccGTTATCTCAagactgctcagaatgcagatagaaccttagaATTCCAAGGTGACAAATTCTTGAAAAGACGTTTACAGATTTACATGAACCATAGAGGTATTTATACATGCATAAAggttttaatgtaatgtttttaacagGCATATTATTCATCATGAAGACATGATTtcacttcattcattcattcattctccatcacacacacacacacacctgctccccgCCAGCAGAAGAACTTTGGCGTTCTCAAGTCCTTTAGTTAAAAGCTCCTTCACAACCTCCTGAATGATCAGAGAGCCCATGAACACATAATCATCTGAACACAAGAGagagacacaaacacatgtgtgtcatatacacacacgcacacacatacacgtgtaTGAGTGTAAATGATGAGGATTTTACTCTCTTCTGTCTTCATTGTGGCGCCACTCCACGCATCACTGGAGCAGTACGGCACAaacctgcacaaacacacaaacacacatcagaaCATCATTCAAGCACtttcatgcatgtgtgtgtgcatgtgtgcagtgttgggcaagttactctgaaaaagtaattattactagttactaagtacatattcaatagtgtcattagcttactgtacaaatgactctctccaaaaagtatttcatgacttattactaattactttctatatcctacatcaaacTTGATTAGTCAAGGATACACATGaaacggattttaaagttagattttgaattttaatgtcaattccactgttgcacacacatatattacacacagtatttagttaattccatcagaagtaactggaattaaattacagaaaaaaattgagtaatcccttactttacattttcaagggaaaagtaattaaatcacagtaactaattactaagTAACTatttacacccaacactgcctgtgtgtgtgcgtgcgtgtgtgtgtgtgtgtgtgtgtgtgcgtgtgtgtgcatgtgtgcgtgcatgtgtgtgtgcatgtgtgtgtgtgtgtgtccctcaAGTCCCTCATTGCTTGCATCACACCACAGAACAGACTGTTGAAACACTACCACATATCCTAAATGGCTGACATGCTTACAAGGGGATGTACATAGCACGCCATGACAGAGTAGTGGATCTTATAACAAAGGACATATCAAGCTTCCTTTCACCCGGAGTAACAATGTATCAACATTCCTGTGTAAAACCTTCTATGTTTCAATGCAATAATAGTAATGCTGaagtattttcacatttatctgCTAATACACCAGATGTTATTGTGATCAATGAGCAGTGTAaagaagtgtttgttttagagGTTGCGTGTACCTTTGACTCTAGTTTGGAAGAAGCctttatgacaaaaatgattaaataccaaCCTCTTCTGAGCATCATTGCAGAGATGGGTTATCGGGGtcgattatttgtttttatatttggcagctTGGACATGTACATAGGTTGGTGGTAAGAGGACTGTGGAATGTCTAAAAAGAGGGCCAAGCGCTTAGCAAAGTACTGTGCTGTGTCTGCGATTATAGGCAGCCGCGGTATATGGCGGAGACGTTGTTATTTATATCCCTAACAACTGagttgtatatttaatattgtgtACATTTGTTGTATAACACTGGTCCATGATTGAGTGGATATGCATTTATCTGtatctataaatatttttttccctgCAAATGATTTCCTTTAAGCGgactcaaataaaatattaaaatgtgtgtgtgtgtgtgtgtgtgtgcatgtgtctgtgcgtgcgtgcgtgcgtgtgtgtgtgtgtgtgtgtgtgtgtgtgcatgtgtctgtgcgtgcgtgcgtgtgtgtgtgcctgcgcgtgtgtgcatgtgtgtgatcTTACACTCTGTTTGCGTTCCACCAGTGTGGATTCTCCTCAGGCTGTGGTGACAGAATCCCTGTgcctgaaacacaaacacaaacagtcagtggatttatttattgtgtgtgtttgtcaggtgTGTGCTATACATCTGGCTTAtgtctatttgacatctgcatttacatctggaAGACATCtaaaatacatagtttgctcatctgcaatacgtcttggagacgtctgctgtcagacgtcatatagacctctagaagatgtctggaagacgtttatgatttagaacggatgtacaacagctctttctaagatgtttagcagatgtttttacacagcagatgtttccagatctccagatctttagcagacatattacagacatacagacgtctccgagatgtattgcagatgagcaaactatgtattgcagatgtaaacGCAGACGttaaatagacgtaagccagatcaGGGAGTCTGGTGTTTTCTCTACACAACATCATTTCTCTGTGTGAACAGTCTGTGGTTGTAGGTGAGTCTTGAGCTGGTTGCTGCCGTAGATGTTCTGGGTGTTTGTTGTTCATCATCTCATTTGAATAGAGACTCCCTCTGAAGTCTCATGACACGATGTGTATTACAGATGAAACTTTAGATGTTTCGACACGTTTAAAACTGACCTGTCCGTGTCAGAGGCCATTTACTGGAGCTCATGAGACGTCTCATGGTCTCATATCTGCTGTCACAGGTTTGTTTGCTGAAGCAGTACCATCCACCTGAAGAACATCACACACCGTTAAAAACTTCATGAACATCTTCATagacacatcatcatcatcactgcCGTGATTCACTCACCCTC
This portion of the Triplophysa rosa linkage group LG20, Trosa_1v2, whole genome shotgun sequence genome encodes:
- the notum1b gene encoding inactive palmitoleoyl-protein carboxylesterase notum1b, with amino-acid sequence MKMMKMMKMMSRALLLVFLFSSVSSRRVRGHRAQSRQSETPESFPLDFTAVEGNMDSFMTQVKNLAQSLYPCSTQKLEREMKLQFLMNSSVTCNDGSPAGYYIKESRGSRRWLIFLEGGWYCFSKQTCDSRYETMRRLMSSSKWPLTRTGTGILSPQPEENPHWWNANRVFVPYCSSDAWSGATMKTEENDYVFMGSLIIQEVVKELLTKGLENAKVLLLAGSSAGGTGVLLNVDRVAELLKDLGHTAVQVRGLADSGWFLDNKQSRNTDCMDTVSCAPTEAIRRGIRYWGSVVPEQCRRLYDGEEWNCFFGYKVHPTLKRPVFVVQWLFDEAQMMVDNIHLSGQPVQEGQWRYIQNLATELRNTLKNVPGMFAPACLSHEIITRSYWMDIQVKGTSLPRALQCWDRSLQNGLRNHGNSSIARTPPKGCPLHLIDSCPWPHCNPTCPAIRDQLTGQEMSVIQFLTHLGFDVQRMAQQQGMEPNKLLGMLSNGT